A single window of Phyllostomus discolor isolate MPI-MPIP mPhyDis1 chromosome 13, mPhyDis1.pri.v3, whole genome shotgun sequence DNA harbors:
- the THG1L gene encoding probable tRNA(His) guanylyltransferase isoform X1: protein MWAACTVKVHDCWASTSVTLKRCLKLGVTMAKSKFEYVREFETDDTCLPHCWVVVRLDGRNFHRFSEKHNFAKPNDSRALHLMTKCAQTVMEELEDIVIAYGQSDEYSFVFKRKSNWFKRRASKFMTHVASQFASSFVFYWPDYFQDQPLLYPPGFDGRVVLYPNNQTLKDYLSWRQADCHINNLYNTVFWALVQQSGLTPVQAQERLQGTLAADKNEILFSEFNINYNNEPPVCRKGTVLIWQKVGEVMTKEVKLPVEMEGKKVAVTRTRTKPVPLHCDIIGDAFWKEHPKILDEDS from the exons atgtgggcggCGTGTACCGTGAAGGTTCACGATTGCTGGGCTTCCACTTCTGTTACTTTGAAACGGTGCCTGAAATTGGGGGTGACCATGGCAAAGAGCAAGTTCGAGTACGTGCGGGAATTCGAGACGGACGACACCTGCCTGCCCCACTGCTGGGTAGTGGTGCGGCTGGATGGCAGGAATTTCCATCG GTTTTCTGAGAAGCACAACTTCGCCAAACCTAATGACAGCCGCGCCCTCCACCTAATGACCAAATGTGCCCAGACGGTAATGGAAGAACTGGAGGACATTGTGATTGCGTATGGACAGAGTGACGAGTACAGCTTTGTGTTCAAGCGGAAAAGCAATTGGTTTAAGAGAAGAGCCAG TAAGTTTATGACTCACGTGGCCTCCCAGTTCGCCTCCAGCTTCGTGTTCTATTGGCCGGATTACTTTCAGGACCAGCCCCTTCTGTATCCCCCGGGCTTTGATGGAAGAGTTGTGCTGTATCCTAACAACCAGACCTTGAAGGACTATCTCAGCTGGCGGCAGGCGGATT GTCACATCAATAATCTCTATAATACAGTTTTCTGGGCACTCGTACAGCAGTCTGGACTAACACCAGTACAAGCCCAAGAGAGATTACAG ggaACTCTTGCAGCAGACAAGAAtgagattttgttttctgaattcaaCATCAACTACAATAACGAGCCGCCGGTGTGTAGGAAGGGGACTGTGTTGATATGGCAAAAG GTGGGAGAAGTTATGACCAAAGAAGTGAAGCTTCCCGTAGAAATGGAGGGGAAAAAGGTGGCAGTGACGCGGACCAGGACTAAGCCAGTACCCTTGCACTGCGATATCATCGGGGATGCTTTCTGGAAGGAGCACCCAAAGATCCTAGATGAAGACAGCTGA
- the THG1L gene encoding probable tRNA(His) guanylyltransferase isoform X2 — protein MTKCAQTVMEELEDIVIAYGQSDEYSFVFKRKSNWFKRRASKFMTHVASQFASSFVFYWPDYFQDQPLLYPPGFDGRVVLYPNNQTLKDYLSWRQADCHINNLYNTVFWALVQQSGLTPVQAQERLQGTLAADKNEILFSEFNINYNNEPPVCRKGTVLIWQKVGEVMTKEVKLPVEMEGKKVAVTRTRTKPVPLHCDIIGDAFWKEHPKILDEDS, from the exons ATGACCAAATGTGCCCAGACGGTAATGGAAGAACTGGAGGACATTGTGATTGCGTATGGACAGAGTGACGAGTACAGCTTTGTGTTCAAGCGGAAAAGCAATTGGTTTAAGAGAAGAGCCAG TAAGTTTATGACTCACGTGGCCTCCCAGTTCGCCTCCAGCTTCGTGTTCTATTGGCCGGATTACTTTCAGGACCAGCCCCTTCTGTATCCCCCGGGCTTTGATGGAAGAGTTGTGCTGTATCCTAACAACCAGACCTTGAAGGACTATCTCAGCTGGCGGCAGGCGGATT GTCACATCAATAATCTCTATAATACAGTTTTCTGGGCACTCGTACAGCAGTCTGGACTAACACCAGTACAAGCCCAAGAGAGATTACAG ggaACTCTTGCAGCAGACAAGAAtgagattttgttttctgaattcaaCATCAACTACAATAACGAGCCGCCGGTGTGTAGGAAGGGGACTGTGTTGATATGGCAAAAG GTGGGAGAAGTTATGACCAAAGAAGTGAAGCTTCCCGTAGAAATGGAGGGGAAAAAGGTGGCAGTGACGCGGACCAGGACTAAGCCAGTACCCTTGCACTGCGATATCATCGGGGATGCTTTCTGGAAGGAGCACCCAAAGATCCTAGATGAAGACAGCTGA
- the THG1L gene encoding probable tRNA(His) guanylyltransferase isoform X3, producing MDRVTSTALCSSGKAIGLREEPGFDGRVVLYPNNQTLKDYLSWRQADCHINNLYNTVFWALVQQSGLTPVQAQERLQGTLAADKNEILFSEFNINYNNEPPVCRKGTVLIWQKVGEVMTKEVKLPVEMEGKKVAVTRTRTKPVPLHCDIIGDAFWKEHPKILDEDS from the exons ATGGACAGAGTGACGAGTACAGCTTTGTGTTCAAGCGGAAAAGCAATTGGTTTAAGAGAAGAG CCGGGCTTTGATGGAAGAGTTGTGCTGTATCCTAACAACCAGACCTTGAAGGACTATCTCAGCTGGCGGCAGGCGGATT GTCACATCAATAATCTCTATAATACAGTTTTCTGGGCACTCGTACAGCAGTCTGGACTAACACCAGTACAAGCCCAAGAGAGATTACAG ggaACTCTTGCAGCAGACAAGAAtgagattttgttttctgaattcaaCATCAACTACAATAACGAGCCGCCGGTGTGTAGGAAGGGGACTGTGTTGATATGGCAAAAG GTGGGAGAAGTTATGACCAAAGAAGTGAAGCTTCCCGTAGAAATGGAGGGGAAAAAGGTGGCAGTGACGCGGACCAGGACTAAGCCAGTACCCTTGCACTGCGATATCATCGGGGATGCTTTCTGGAAGGAGCACCCAAAGATCCTAGATGAAGACAGCTGA